A region from the Leopardus geoffroyi isolate Oge1 chromosome E3, O.geoffroyi_Oge1_pat1.0, whole genome shotgun sequence genome encodes:
- the TBL2 gene encoding transducin beta-like protein 2 isoform X3 codes for MDFSSNGKYLATCADDRTVRIWSTKDFLQREHRSMRANVELDHATLVRFSPDCRAFIVWLANGDTLRVFKMTKREDGGYTFTATPEDFPKKHKAPVINIGIADTGKFIMTASSDTTILIWNLKGHVLSTINTNQMNNTHAAISPCSRFVASCGFTPDVKVWEVCFGKKGDFQEVVRAFELKGHSAAVHFFAFSNDSRRVHWGLSRDFPCCRMASVSKDGTWKLWDTDVEYKKQQDPYLLRTGCFEEASTMPCRLALSPDAQVLALASGSSIHLYNTRRGEKEECFEQVHGECITDLSFDITGRLLASCGDRAVRLFHNTPGHRAVVEEMQGLLKRASSESTRQRLQQQLTQAQEALRSLGALKK; via the exons ATGGACTTTAGCAGCAATGGCAAGTACCTGGCCACCTGTGCAGATGATCGCACCGTCCGCATCTGGAGCACCAAGGACTTCCTGCAGCGGGAGCACCGCAGCATGAGAGCCAACGTGGAGCTGGACCACGCCACCCTGGTGCGCTTCAGCCCTGACTGCAG AGCCTTCATCGTCTGGCTGGCCAACGGAGACACCCTTCGTGTCTTCAAGATGACCAAGCGAGAGGATGGAGGCTATACCTTCACGGCCACCCCAGAGGACTTTCCCAAAAAGCACAAGGCACCCGTCATCAACATCGGCATTGCCGACACAG GGAAGTTCATCATGACTGCTTCCAGTGACACAACTATCCTCATCTGGAATCTGAAAGGTCATGTGCTGTCTACCATCAACACTAACCAGATGAACAATACCCATGCTGCTATATCCCCTTGTagcag GTTTGTGGCCTCGTGTGGCTTCACCCCGGATGTCAAAGTTTGGGAAGTCTGCTTTGGGAAAAAAGGGGACTTCCAGGAGGTTGTGCGAGCCTTTGAACTGAAGGGTCACTCGGCCGCCGTCCACTTCTTCGCTTTCTCCAATGACTCCCGCAG GGTGCATTGGGGCTTGAGCCGTGATTTTCCATGCTGCAGGATGGCCTCGGTCTCCAAGGACGGGACGTGGAAACTGTGGGACACAGATGTGGAGTACAAGAAGCAGCAGGATCCCTACTTGCTGAGGACAGGCTGCTTTGAAGAGGCGAGCACCATGCCGTGCCGCCTGGCTCTCTCCCCTGACGCCCAGGTCTTGGCCTTGGCCAGTGGCAGCAGTATTCATCTCTACAACACCCGGCGGGGTGAGAAGGAGGAGTGCTTTGAGCAGGTCCATGGGGAGTGTATCACTGACTTGTCCTTTGACATCACTGGCCGGCTTCTGGCCTCCTGTGGGGACCGGGCAGTGCGGCTTTTCCATAACACCCCTGGCCATCGGGCGGTGGTAGAAGAAATGCAGGGCCTCCTGAAGCGGGCCTCCAGTGAGAGCACCCGCCAGAGGCTGCAGCAGCAGCTGACCCAGGCCCAGGAGGCTCTGAGAAGCCTGGGCGCCTTGAAGAAATGA
- the TBL2 gene encoding transducin beta-like protein 2 isoform X1, producing the protein MELPQLPELMGLSLLLGLLALMATAAVARGWLRAEGETSSRSAGQKANGLPLDKSLRSKKQKQHQRVRKEKPQQHNFTHRLLAAALKSHSGNISCMDFSSNGKYLATCADDRTVRIWSTKDFLQREHRSMRANVELDHATLVRFSPDCRAFIVWLANGDTLRVFKMTKREDGGYTFTATPEDFPKKHKAPVINIGIADTGKFIMTASSDTTILIWNLKGHVLSTINTNQMNNTHAAISPCSRFVASCGFTPDVKVWEVCFGKKGDFQEVVRAFELKGHSAAVHFFAFSNDSRRVHWGLSRDFPCCRMASVSKDGTWKLWDTDVEYKKQQDPYLLRTGCFEEASTMPCRLALSPDAQVLALASGSSIHLYNTRRGEKEECFEQVHGECITDLSFDITGRLLASCGDRAVRLFHNTPGHRAVVEEMQGLLKRASSESTRQRLQQQLTQAQEALRSLGALKK; encoded by the exons ATGGAGCTGCCGCAGTTGCCGGAGCTTATGGGCCTGTCGCTGTTGCTCGGACTGCTGGCCTTGATGGCGACGGCGGCGGTAGCGCGGGGGTGGCTGCGCGCGGAGGGGGAGACGAGCAGCCGATCCGCCG GCCAGAAGGCAAATGGACTTCCacttgacaagtccttgagatcCAAGAAGCAGAAACAGCATCAGCGAGTTCGCAAGGAGAAGCCACAACAACACAACTTTACTCACCGCCTCCTGGCTGCAGCACTGAAG AGCCACAGTGGGAACATATCTTGCATGGACTTTAGCAGCAATGGCAAGTACCTGGCCACCTGTGCAGATGATCGCACCGTCCGCATCTGGAGCACCAAGGACTTCCTGCAGCGGGAGCACCGCAGCATGAGAGCCAACGTGGAGCTGGACCACGCCACCCTGGTGCGCTTCAGCCCTGACTGCAG AGCCTTCATCGTCTGGCTGGCCAACGGAGACACCCTTCGTGTCTTCAAGATGACCAAGCGAGAGGATGGAGGCTATACCTTCACGGCCACCCCAGAGGACTTTCCCAAAAAGCACAAGGCACCCGTCATCAACATCGGCATTGCCGACACAG GGAAGTTCATCATGACTGCTTCCAGTGACACAACTATCCTCATCTGGAATCTGAAAGGTCATGTGCTGTCTACCATCAACACTAACCAGATGAACAATACCCATGCTGCTATATCCCCTTGTagcag GTTTGTGGCCTCGTGTGGCTTCACCCCGGATGTCAAAGTTTGGGAAGTCTGCTTTGGGAAAAAAGGGGACTTCCAGGAGGTTGTGCGAGCCTTTGAACTGAAGGGTCACTCGGCCGCCGTCCACTTCTTCGCTTTCTCCAATGACTCCCGCAG GGTGCATTGGGGCTTGAGCCGTGATTTTCCATGCTGCAGGATGGCCTCGGTCTCCAAGGACGGGACGTGGAAACTGTGGGACACAGATGTGGAGTACAAGAAGCAGCAGGATCCCTACTTGCTGAGGACAGGCTGCTTTGAAGAGGCGAGCACCATGCCGTGCCGCCTGGCTCTCTCCCCTGACGCCCAGGTCTTGGCCTTGGCCAGTGGCAGCAGTATTCATCTCTACAACACCCGGCGGGGTGAGAAGGAGGAGTGCTTTGAGCAGGTCCATGGGGAGTGTATCACTGACTTGTCCTTTGACATCACTGGCCGGCTTCTGGCCTCCTGTGGGGACCGGGCAGTGCGGCTTTTCCATAACACCCCTGGCCATCGGGCGGTGGTAGAAGAAATGCAGGGCCTCCTGAAGCGGGCCTCCAGTGAGAGCACCCGCCAGAGGCTGCAGCAGCAGCTGACCCAGGCCCAGGAGGCTCTGAGAAGCCTGGGCGCCTTGAAGAAATGA
- the TBL2 gene encoding transducin beta-like protein 2 isoform X2: MELPQLPELMGLSLLLGLLALMATAAVARGWLRAEGETSSRSAGQKANGLPLDKSLRSKKQKQHQRVRKEKPQQHNFTHRLLAAALKSHSGNISCMDFSSNGKYLATCADDRTVRIWSTKDFLQREHRSMRANVELDHATLVRFSPDCRAFIVWLANGDTLRVFKMTKREDGGYTFTATPEDFPKKHKAPVINIGIADTGKFIMTASSDTTILIWNLKGHVLSTINTNQMNNTHAAISPCSRFVASCGFTPDVKVWEVCFGKKGDFQEVVRAFELKGHSAAVHFFAFSNDSRRMASVSKDGTWKLWDTDVEYKKQQDPYLLRTGCFEEASTMPCRLALSPDAQVLALASGSSIHLYNTRRGEKEECFEQVHGECITDLSFDITGRLLASCGDRAVRLFHNTPGHRAVVEEMQGLLKRASSESTRQRLQQQLTQAQEALRSLGALKK, translated from the exons ATGGAGCTGCCGCAGTTGCCGGAGCTTATGGGCCTGTCGCTGTTGCTCGGACTGCTGGCCTTGATGGCGACGGCGGCGGTAGCGCGGGGGTGGCTGCGCGCGGAGGGGGAGACGAGCAGCCGATCCGCCG GCCAGAAGGCAAATGGACTTCCacttgacaagtccttgagatcCAAGAAGCAGAAACAGCATCAGCGAGTTCGCAAGGAGAAGCCACAACAACACAACTTTACTCACCGCCTCCTGGCTGCAGCACTGAAG AGCCACAGTGGGAACATATCTTGCATGGACTTTAGCAGCAATGGCAAGTACCTGGCCACCTGTGCAGATGATCGCACCGTCCGCATCTGGAGCACCAAGGACTTCCTGCAGCGGGAGCACCGCAGCATGAGAGCCAACGTGGAGCTGGACCACGCCACCCTGGTGCGCTTCAGCCCTGACTGCAG AGCCTTCATCGTCTGGCTGGCCAACGGAGACACCCTTCGTGTCTTCAAGATGACCAAGCGAGAGGATGGAGGCTATACCTTCACGGCCACCCCAGAGGACTTTCCCAAAAAGCACAAGGCACCCGTCATCAACATCGGCATTGCCGACACAG GGAAGTTCATCATGACTGCTTCCAGTGACACAACTATCCTCATCTGGAATCTGAAAGGTCATGTGCTGTCTACCATCAACACTAACCAGATGAACAATACCCATGCTGCTATATCCCCTTGTagcag GTTTGTGGCCTCGTGTGGCTTCACCCCGGATGTCAAAGTTTGGGAAGTCTGCTTTGGGAAAAAAGGGGACTTCCAGGAGGTTGTGCGAGCCTTTGAACTGAAGGGTCACTCGGCCGCCGTCCACTTCTTCGCTTTCTCCAATGACTCCCGCAG GATGGCCTCGGTCTCCAAGGACGGGACGTGGAAACTGTGGGACACAGATGTGGAGTACAAGAAGCAGCAGGATCCCTACTTGCTGAGGACAGGCTGCTTTGAAGAGGCGAGCACCATGCCGTGCCGCCTGGCTCTCTCCCCTGACGCCCAGGTCTTGGCCTTGGCCAGTGGCAGCAGTATTCATCTCTACAACACCCGGCGGGGTGAGAAGGAGGAGTGCTTTGAGCAGGTCCATGGGGAGTGTATCACTGACTTGTCCTTTGACATCACTGGCCGGCTTCTGGCCTCCTGTGGGGACCGGGCAGTGCGGCTTTTCCATAACACCCCTGGCCATCGGGCGGTGGTAGAAGAAATGCAGGGCCTCCTGAAGCGGGCCTCCAGTGAGAGCACCCGCCAGAGGCTGCAGCAGCAGCTGACCCAGGCCCAGGAGGCTCTGAGAAGCCTGGGCGCCTTGAAGAAATGA